The proteins below come from a single Peromyscus leucopus breed LL Stock chromosome 13, UCI_PerLeu_2.1, whole genome shotgun sequence genomic window:
- the LOC114708207 gene encoding prohibitin-like, which produces MAAKVFESIGKFRLTLAVAGGVVNSALYNVDAGHRAVIFDRCRGVQDIVVGEGTHFLIPWVQKPIVSDCRSRPRNVPVITGSKDLQNVNITLRILFRPVASQLPRIYTSIGEDYDERVLPSITTEILKSVVARFDAGELITQRELVSRQVSDDLTERAATFGLILDDMSLTHLTFGKEFTEAVEAKQVAQQEAERARFVVEKAEQQKKAAIISAEGDSKAAKLIANSLATEGDGLIELRKLEAAEDIAYQLSHSRNITYLPAGESVLLQLPQ; this is translated from the coding sequence ATGGCTGCCAAAGTGTTTGAGTCCATTGGAAAGTTCCGCCTAACGCTAGCTGTCGCAGGAGGCGTGGTGAACTCTGCCTTATATAACGTGGATGCTGGGCACAGAGCTGTCATCTTTGACCGATGCCGTGGAGTGCAGGACATtgtggtgggggaagggactCACTTTCTCATCCCTTGGGTACAGAAACCCATTGTCTCTGACTGCCGCTCGCGACCCCGGAATGTACCAGTCATCACTGGTAGCAAAGATTTGCAGAATGTCAACATCACACTACGCATCCTCTTTCGGCCGGTGGCCAGCCAGCTTCCTCGTATTTACACCAGCATCGGTGAGGACTATGATGAGCGGGTGCTGCCATCCATCACCACAGAGATCCTCAAGTCAGTAGTGGCTCGCTTTGATGCTGGAGAATTGATCACCCAGCGAGAGCTGGTCTCGAGGCAGGTGAGCGATGACCTTACAGAGAGAGCAGCAACGTTTGGGCTCATCCTGGATGACATGTCCCTGACACATCTGACCTTCGGGAAGGAGTTCACAGAGGCAGTGGAAGCCAAacaggtggctcagcaggaagcGGAGAGGGCCAGATTTGTGGTGGAAAAGGCTGAGCAGCAGAAGAAGGCAGCCATCATCTCTGCTGAGGGTGACTCCAAGGCAGCCAAGCTGATCGCCAACTCCCTGGCCACCGAAGGTGATGGCCTGATCGAGCTGCGCAAGCTGGAGGCTGCTGAGGACATTGCttaccagctctcccactctcggAACATCACCTACCTGCCAGCCGGGGAGTCGGTGCTCCTCCAGCTTCCCCAGTGA